One part of the Quercus lobata isolate SW786 chromosome 7, ValleyOak3.0 Primary Assembly, whole genome shotgun sequence genome encodes these proteins:
- the LOC115952568 gene encoding UDP-glycosyltransferase 79B9-like has protein sequence MSTSRSSKLHIAMFPWFAFGHFTPFLHLSNKLAERGHRVSFLLPKGAQAKLQHLNHYPNLISFSPLLVPHVDTLPPGAETASDVPFSLHMQLAIAFNRTQNQVETILTTLKPHFIFFDFSYWLPALAHQLGTKAILYSVVSAAAITFIMVPAKKMEKDMTNEELIQPPSGYPSLTVGLKYKEFEIATVKILAEDQGTGVPMYFRITSSIKESDAVAFRTYHEVEGPYCDYLRQQYAKPALLTGPVLTETPETKLDEKWTKWLCNFEQGTVVYCAFGSQNILQKDQFQELLSGFELCGQPFLVALSTPDECATIEEALPEEFVERVKGRGWVYGGWVPQALILEHPSVGCSVTHCGYGSMWESLLSDCQIVCVPYINDQILNARLMVEELKVAVEVEREDNGWISKQNLSEAIISVLDNNSEVAGIVKHNHAKLKEVITSEGMQERYLDTFIQSLQGLLD, from the coding sequence ATGTCTACTTCCAGAAGCTCAAAACTTCATATAGCCATGTTTCCCTGGTTTGCCTTTGGCCATTTCACTCCATTCCTCCACCTCTCCAACAAGCTTGCAGAGAGAGGCCATAGGGTATCCTTCTTACTTCCCAAAGGAGCACAAGCAAAGCTACAACATCTCAACCATTATCCAAACCTTATCAGCTTCTCTCCCCTTCTCGTTCCCCATGTAGATACCCTACCTCCTGGTGCCGAGACTGCCTCGGATGTTCCTTTTTCACTTCATATGCAACTTGCTATTGCTTTTAACCGAACCCAAAACCAAGTTGAAACCATTCTTACCACTCTCAAGCCTCACTTCATCTTCTTTGACTTCAGTTATTGGCTGCCAGCCCTTGCACACCAACTTGGCACCAAGGCCATACTCTATTCTGTGGTAAGCGCGGCCGCAATCACATTCATTATGGTTCCCGCTAAGAAGATGGAAAAGGATATGACTAATGAAGAGCTAATCCAACCGCCTTCAGGCTATCCTTCTTTGACAGTGGGGTTAAAATACAAGGAGTTCGAAATTGCAACAGTAAAAATACTTGCTGAAGATCAAGGAACTGGGGTGCCCATGTACTTTCGAATTACATCTAGCATAAAAGAGAGTGATGCGGTTGCCTTTAGAACATATCATGAGGTTGAGGGCCCATATTGTGACTATCTAAGGCAGCAGTACGCTAAGCCTGCGTTGCTAACGGGACCTGTCCTGACTGAAACACCAGAAACAAAGCTAGACGAAAAATGGACTAAATGGTTATGCAATTTTGAGCAAGGTACTGTGGTGTATTGTGCATTTGGGAGTCAAAATATACTACAAAAGGACCAATTTCAAGAGTTGCTTTCGGGATTCGAGCTATGTGGGCAGCCATTTTTGGTGGCTCTAAGTACTCCAGATGAATGCGCAACAATTGAAGAAGCTTTGCCAGAGGAGTTCGTAGAGAGAGTTAAAGGGAGAGGGTGGGTGTATGGGGGTTGGGTGCCACAAGCATTGATATTGGAGCACCCATCTGTAGGTTGTTCTGTGACCCATTGTGGTTATGGGTCCATGTGGGAGTCTCTTCTTAGTGATTGCCAAATAGTATGTGTTCCATACATTAATGATCAAATTTTGAATGCCAGATTAATGGTGGAAGAACTCAAGGTTGCAGTGGAGGTGGAGAGAGAAGATAATGGTTGGATTTCAAAGCAGAATTTGAGTGAGGCCATTATCTCTGTGTTGGACAATAACAGTGAAGTAGCTGGGATAGTGAAACATAATCATGCCAAATTGAAGGAGGTAATTACTAGCGAAGGCATGCAAGAGAGATATTTGGACACTTTCATTCAGAGCCTACAAGGTCTTTTGGATTGA